The Vitis vinifera cultivar Pinot Noir 40024 chromosome 3, ASM3070453v1 region aatcgggctttggtaGGGGGAGGCCCTATGTTTGATCCCTATTGACTGTCAACTGTTgtgtttaatatattttgcttaATCTTCATCttgcactccgatatgcatGAGCTATAATTTGTATTCGTTAATTGTGTACTAATCtcgtttcttgatagcgcattgtgacTCGTGGCCTAGGTATGCATGCATTTTCGTTTTgatcattctctatgcatgttccgattttcatatgtgcatgatttgaCTTAGAcatccattgactttcttattgattgtcACGACGGCTTCATCCTaatagtagagacccgactttagggacttagaggggtgttacggtccgtaccgtaccttcccaataagtaacctgacccccgagcctgatcaggtttttcacagaccaccttttccaaaataaggagtcacacttagggttttctttcttattttgtttacccttttaaatataaaacaaaaataagtggcgactccaagtcatttttaatcaacaaattaatttttcaaataaaaatcgagctcgccatcgagtgggaaacgcatgagccgaaatgcggggtccacaaatagCCTATCCAACAATTAGTGTAATGATAATTGGATGAAAGTGTAGTGCCCCTACTGGCACCTGGTGCCGTGGAaaactttgagaaaaaaatgtatgtattgtatataaaattgaaaattagttAAATGATGGACTAAgtaaagaagagagagagaggaagagaaatataatatatatatatttataaaataaacattaaaagaaattttttaaaagaattaaaaattgtaagatattttcctaaaataattttcaataattttacttttttttttaaattaataatttatcaattttctaaataattaaatataaatcaatAGTGTGGGATCCTTGTATCCATCTAGCATGGACCGTTAAGTACTATTCGAGCGCCATTTAAGTGCCATTCGGGCACCATTTATTGCTATCTAACATACATTAATTATTAAAAGCACTGAATGTTGTACTATTACATCAAGGCTATTCACGAGTACAAAAGCCTAGAAGGCGTTATTCGATAAGTCAATTGTTAACGTTGAAAGCAATTAAGATGCACGAGAAAATGTTGTAACTTGGTTCAGATAAATAACTATCAGACATGAAAATCTAGGTATGAAAGAAGTtcctaaaaaaattcttatctGTCACTTCCCTAAACTAACTTAAGTTTTCGAGGGGCGTACTCAAAAAAATCATCTGAACACTTTTTACTTCAAGCTCATTGTTCACTCAAAAAAAAGCTAATCGgataaatttatataagatCAACATGTCATAAATGGATTCGATTATAAGTACATTGTTTTGACATGAATAAACAAAAAGGTTAGATGGACTGAAAGAACAAATCCAAATACAAGATGGTTATTATAATACAATTACGAATATATCACATTCCAAAACTTTAAACTTGTGTGAATTAAGAGTGGTGTTGTTGGGTGATGTGaaaattaaggagagaaaaaataaaaaggaataaatcaaattaactggttaaaagagatgaaatgatttctcttgtttttagttaaaaaataattaatttttaatataaatgtcaTTTGTCATTTCAAGCATTAATTTACATGTAGGGTTAAAAAGAAagagttatttttacaataaaataataaagacatTTTTGTTCAAATAAGGTCAAAATAGAATTGagggttaaattttaaaatttgaatttccaaTGATTCTTTTGATCAAATAACCTTGAACTCAATTGCTTCATTgcattaataatttaatatgatcCCTATTTTTGAATAGTGTGCATTGTTGGTCCCGACTAAGTTCAACCCTCCGGACAATCACTTCAATGCCTCTTGTTCTCGATGTCTTACAAAAAGGTGAGCTCGAGTGTGCTTCGGATAGACCTCTCCTATGCCTAAGTTAGCTTAAAGGACTTTTaggaataaattttttagtgATAGTTCTTCATACCTGCATTTTTTGTCATACTGTTATTATATAGGCTAAGTCGTGTAACTTCCATTTGGCCATTATGActctttatttttgcatttaatCTTGTAACCTCAACCTGTTGATGGCGCATAACAGTTAGCTGTATATGGACGCTTACTGCCTAGATAAGCTTTGGTCAAATGGACCACTCGGGTTGACTTTGCTTGCAACGGGATGCCTACCAGGCTGACTCACTGCTCGGGGTATCCAAAATGCCCCCATTTTTAGTCAGGCGCCATGGATGGGTGAACAGAAAATCTAGGAGAGATCagtgagaaaaagaaatattttgtgGGGTATTATCATCAGGAAAGTACTTCATGACATGCCTATCTGCTCATCTTGCAATGGAAATATTTTAGTTAATCCAAGGAAGCACAATTTGGTTATATATTGAATATGCTTAATATAACATCATTGCTTTGTGAATCAATCCAAAATGGTTCATGCCAGATGGTAGGTTGCTGACAAAGTGCTTGCATGGTGAATGATGTCTTATACAAGTCAGCGGTCTAATGTTTGGATTGGTCACAAGGGAAtgcaatttttattctttaattactGTTTGGATTGGGTCATTAGCCTTAGGTGGGCTCTATGGCCTTGAGTAAGCACTATATCCTTGAGTAGCGCTATGGCCTTTAGTGGGCATTGGGTCTTGAGCAGGCACTTGAGCCTTGAGTGGGCACCGTGGCCTGAGTGAGCCCCGTGGCCTTGAGCGGGCACTATGGCCTTGTGTGGACATTATGTGCAATGGAGAACTAGTTCTCAAGCTGGACTATAAATCCAATGAAAATATAGTTGTGAACATAACACTAATCAAATATAACTCTGAGCCATCCAAAAGCTTTATGCATAAATTTAGGTAAGTGACATCTAGACTAGGCTTGGTTTATGGTCCTAAGCCTTCTATAGTTGCATTTAGTCAAATTTGTATCGTCATATTACATGGATGATGAAGTAGAATAGCTCTTGGACCATCAGTTTTTTACAAAGCCTTCCAATTTTTACTGGCCTAAATAGTGATAGTGTAACCACTAAGCAAACTTTCCCATGGAAGAATCTCAGTTAACAAGAAGCCTTAATCTTGATAGcgttctttttttaaatttttatttatacataacAACCCGAAGAATATATCAGTAAGGCACATAACAATACAGGATCAATAGTCATCCTATAGCACTAGAGATGCTAGAAATCAACATCTTTAATTTAAGCTTAGTTGAATTCTTGATTAATATAATCATGTTTGAGAAGTTTTGTGCGTCCCCATATCCATCCATCTTGTGGTCCTTGGCTTTGTATTCAAGCAGAGACGATGCATTTGATGCTTACAACACATCTTAGCTTCATTATtgaaagagagaggaaaaaaaaaagaatatatagatCTTCATATTCTTTGATGTTTAATTATCACAGTTGTGGCTATCACTTTTAAGGAATGGTATCGATTCTATATCTTCTAGCTAAACATGCATATAAAAGAATAGAGAAGTATTAAACATCCCAGAAGGGACAAATTTTTCTAATACATACATCAAACACAAGCAAATCTACTCCTGCTTTTGCATGTGAAATCccatatatagaaaaatttgatgttggaagaaaaataaaaacccagAAGTGTTTTCTCACTATTTCTATAGTCCATCCATTAAGGTTTGATTTTTCAAGTTGAGATTGAGTTTAGACAGATGTGTTAGATgatcaaacttaatttttttttttttttaaggaaaaaatttaaattttgtcaggaatggggaaaaaaattatatttttagtagacTTGGAGAAGAAAAGCAATCGGATTCAGCCATATTTTTCCTAACAGTAGTgcaatatgatttaattttctctcaaacatcTTTCATTTTTCTGCAAATTTGAAACTTGTGAGACCCAAAATAAATGTGGGATCGTGGATCAAAATTATTCTGATGGCCTTGCTCATTGGTCTCAAGAACTAGCACCTTCTCCTCTTGCTTTTTGTTATTCTTCTGGTTTGGTCCATTGCTGGATGCACACTTTTGTTGCTCATCATCTTTGGTCTCGTCAGGTTTCTTCACTATTGAAGCAGCTGAGATTCCATTGTTTTTGGAATTCAGATTGTTGGAAGGACACTTCGGTTGCTCCTCTTTGGTGGACTGATCAGATTTCTTGGCCTTTGAAGCAGATGGGGAACAATTGGTTTTGGTTGCCTGGTTTTTGGCTGTCAACTGCTCAGAAGTGGCCTGATGTCTCTTCCCTTGAAGGTGGGAATTGAAGGTCGCTTCAGTTTGGGTTGTGAACTGGCACACAGCACAAGCCCACTCTTTCTGGACTTTCTCATGAAGAGGTATCTTGGGGGTTCTATCGTCTCTACATGCCTCAATTTCTGCAGCCACCAGTGCTGCTGCCCTTTCTTTTATCTCCACGGCACAGGTTGTATTACTTCTAGTTTCACCAAGATTTATCTCTGATCGTTCAACCTGAAAATGTGGCAGTTTGTAAAAGTTAACATAAAGCTGTTTGTTGGTTTGCCCTGATTAGCACTGTCAAAAACATAATCTCAGCAAAGCACATGCAAGAAATTAATGGGAAAAGGGTACTTATGACTATAATCAATCCCTCAGTTTGGTAAACCATATAGCTGATAAAAAACCACAATGCACATGGGCAGGATGCTTAAAATCCTATAGTATATTGGCTAAACATCAAGAACCATATGCAATAATTAGAATTCCAACTTCCCTAGTTCGCAAGATAACCTGAATGACGACTTCTGTCATCCGACATGTGGCTTAATGATCGCTTTCCTATGCCAAGGAAGGGTGGTGTCATAACCCTGCAGATGCTGATCTCATGGATGGAAGCTTGATCTTCCTGGTTAACCATGAGACATGAAAGCAGGACTAAGATGGATGCAAAGAAATCGATTTGAGTACTTCAATCCTTCAAATTAAAGAGGCTGACCATGGCATATCTCTCTATGATTTGAAGCAGAAGGGAATCCTTTCACTCTGCCCAATGAGCCAGAAGTGCATGGCCACGATGGACTCAGGAAAGAGTATGACCACTTCACTCTTTCAAGATGAAGAGGATACCACATGCCATATATCCAATGAGATTGAAAAGTGGGTTAAGCCCCGTATGTTTAACCTCTATGATCAAAGGAATAAGAGGGTTGACAAAAGTCAGATCCCTCTCAATGGACCATCATTAAAGGTCAACTTAGGACAAGACACTAATGGTTATATGCAGAATTACTGAAGGGACTGCATTTTCCATTCACAAAGGATGACAAAAATTACTTAAGTGGTGGGGTGAACTACAAAATAGTATTTGGCCATTTTTCAACTTAGCTATTTTCCACTCTCATTGTGTTTCACACAAGAGTTGTGCATGTTTCTAAACTCATTCATTACTTATGTCTCAACTTTTACCAGTATCTGGAAAGCTGTCTTCAACTTGTAGCCAAATATGTTTGTAGGCCAAAATTAATCCTAGTGAAATATGAGGTGCCATTTAAGTATGACAAGAAACCTTACCCACTGTGCTGTATCACCAAATGTTCTCTGTGTTACTTCCATCACTTTGATCTCCTTCTTAGCACCATTTGCACCTTCACACTTCACATGATTCAACGACAATTCCAAATGCATTCAACATTCatgtcttaaaaataataacaataatccTTGCGTGAAGACAGCCTTccttataaataaaaaggaaaacttaCCCTCTTTGCTCCATCCCCCCCATTTTTTATGTCTGTTACTTTGACTACTTGGATCTCCTTTTCTGCAACATTAGGCTCTTCACACTTCCACTGAGGTGAGAAGAATCAATCGTAAAAGGAATTCATGAATTGCAAAAACATGCAcgaatatattattattttgaaaattattgattATTTCACCATAAAAAATATCACTTAATCCATAAACTTGTTCTCTTTTTCACAGAAACATACATAAagtggtttttcttttaaatgcaTCACTAATTTACATGAGCAACATTTCTCTGGAGATCTGCCTCCATAGAAATAAAATAGTAGAGTGCATACCTGTTCCCCTTTTTTCTCCGGTGCTGCAGGTCCTTTGATCTCTTTCACTTCAACATTAGGCTTTGTGCTCCTCAACTGAAGCCAAAGTCATGTATAAATAAGAGGACAGTGAGAGAGAAACCATAACCAACATGTTCCCAGAAGAGTTGATTACTGAATTAAATCCTGGGCTATCACAGTTGAATCTGATTATGCATATATAATTACGTAAATCTAAATGCACATGCATATGTGAAAAAAAGAGAACACaattatatatagatatatacatGAATTTAGACCAATAATTCTAGATGACCTGCTATagtaattttttacttgaacaTCTCAAATAAAACTCTATTTGACTTGTTGACAATCCTACTTATAATGGCATACCTTCCTTGCAAGTAGTTTCTCCAAAGCTTCAGGTCCCTTCTCCTTAATATATTGGTCTGCTGAAACAAGAAAGTTTTCTCTGCTATGAAACTTCTTTTTTGATTCATTGAAGAGCCAATTCATGACAACTTGTGGATCCATGGACAAGCGTGGATGAACTAGGTATTGATAGATATAATAGGAACCATCAAAATGCGGTATCACCAGCCAGCAGATGACCATCAGCTTTATGTAAGGCCAGAATGGTATCCTGACATGcattatataagaaaataaaatatttttttaaaaaaaatacttaaatctCATGATGATAAGgcaaatagaaaaaatgatcACGAAATCATCTGATCTTCCaggaaaaaaaccaaactacaCACAGACTTTTTAAACACCATTtacaaaagggaaaataaatttcttcaaatttcagTTTCTGTTAAATTTATATGCATCCACTTGGATGGACTACGTAAGTTCGGTTTTAACTTTTGACATCTATTatgaaaagttgaaaaagaaatgaagaaaacaaaaacattagAATTGTGCACAGATTAGAGCCTTCAATAGGTTCAAAGATGATCAGCATTTGCCCCTATTAAGCTTCGACTAAGAGATTAGATCCAGTTGCCCTA contains the following coding sequences:
- the LOC100854587 gene encoding uncharacterized protein LOC100854587 — encoded protein: MGLMNVLKFSAACFDLLGWPLFALGYPLCASIRAIETNSISDVRKLVAYWVLFSLISLFDHTFAKLLEWIPFWPYIKLMVICWLVIPHFDGSYYIYQYLVHPRLSMDPQVVMNWLFNESKKKFHSRENFLVSADQYIKEKGPEALEKLLARKLRSTKPNVEVKEIKGPAAPEKKGEQWKCEEPNVAEKEIQVVKVTDIKNGGDGAKRCEGANGAKKEIKVMEVTQRTFGDTAQWVERSEINLGETRSNTTCAVEIKERAAALVAAEIEACRDDRTPKIPLHEKVQKEWACAVCQFTTQTEATFNSHLQGKRHQATSEQLTAKNQATKTNCSPSASKAKKSDQSTKEEQPKCPSNNLNSKNNGISAASIVKKPDETKDDEQQKCASSNGPNQKNNKKQEEKVLVLETNEQGHQNNFDPRSHIYFGSHKFQICRKMKDV